One Orcinus orca chromosome 7, mOrcOrc1.1, whole genome shotgun sequence genomic window carries:
- the CRYBA2 gene encoding beta-crystallin A2, producing the protein MSSAPAQGPAPASLTLWDEEDFQGRRSRLLSDCTNIGERVGLRRVRSVKVENGAWVAFEYPDFQGQQFILEKGDYPRWSAWSGSGGHHSDQLLSFRPVLCANHSDSRVTLFEGENFQGCKFELNDDYPSLPSMGWASKDVGSLKVSSGAWVAYQYPGYRGYQYVLEQDRHSGEFRNYSEFGTQAHTGQLQSIRRVQH; encoded by the exons ATGAGCAGCGCCCCCGCGCAGGGCCCAGCGCCCGCCAGCCTCACGCTTTGGGATGAGGAGGACTTCCAGGGCCGCCGCAGCCGGCTGCTGAGCGACTGCACCAACATCGGCGAGCGCGTAGGCCTGCGCCGGGTGCGCTCGGTCAAGGTGGAAAATGGCGC TTGGGTGGCCTTCGAGTACCCCGACTTCCAGGGACAGCAGTTCATTCTGGAGAAAGGTGACTACCCTCGCTGGAGTGCCTGGAGCGGCAGTGGCGGCCACCACAGCGACCAGCTGCTGTCCTTCCGGCCAGTGCTCTGCGCG AACCACAGTGACAGCCGTGTGACACTTTTTGAGGGGGAAAACTTCCAGGGCTGCAAGTTTGAACTCAATGATGACTACCCATCCCTGCCTTCCATGGGCTGGGCCAGCAAGGATGTGGGTTCCCTCAAAGTCAGCTCTGGAGC GTGGGTGGCCTACCAGTACCCAGGCTACCGGGGCTACCAGTATGTATTGGAGCAGGACCGCCACAGCGGGGAGTTCCGTAACTACAGTGAATTCGGCACGCAGGCCCACACTGGGCAGCTGCAGTCCATTCGGAGAGTCCAGCACTAG